The sequence below is a genomic window from Coffea arabica cultivar ET-39 chromosome 8e, Coffea Arabica ET-39 HiFi, whole genome shotgun sequence.
GCATTCTCCGGGGTGGCTCCGGCCTCGTCGGCGTCTCCCTTGGAGGGCCAGCCGGTCTCGGAGATCTGGACGCACACCGCATCGTCCTTGAACCCCAGGGACTCGACGGCGGAATGGACGGCGTCGATCTGGGCGAAAAGCATGTTGTCGTAGTGGAGATTGGTGGCGGGATCGAGGATCCCGGGGTTGGGCTGGAAAAGGACGAACTCGAGAGGGACCTGCTTGGGGTTGGCCTTGTAGGCGAAGTAGGGGTAGGCATTGATGAGGAAAGGGGAGCCGGTCTTGAGGTGGAAGTTGAGGATGGCGGTCAAGCAGGGGGCGAGGTCCGGGCGGAACCTGCCGGCGGAGGGGGGGTAGGAGGTCTGGAGGACGGCGAGGGAGTGGGCGGTGGTGACGGAGACCTTGTCCTGGAGGTTGAGGGAGCAGAGGGCGGAGTAGACGCTCTGCATAGCGGGGAGGAGGTTGGAGGAGAGGGAGGTGTCGTTGAAGGTGAGGACCTCGTTGCCGACGGCGATGCAGGTGATTCTAGTGGCGGGGAGGAAGGGTTGGACGTTGGCCTTGACCCAGGCGAGAGCTTGCTTGGGGTCCCTGGTCTTGGAAAGGTACTGGTTGCCGAGGCTGACGATGAACTCGACACCGGTGTTGGCGAAGGCCTTGAGGACGGTGGGGTCGGCGTCGTAGAGCTTGAGGCGGGTGGCGCCGATGGATTTGACGAGAGGGACGACATATTCTGGGGAAGGGAGGTTGTTGGCGATCTGGCCGTAGTTAATGGCAATGGGAGCCGCGCAAGTGATGAATTCTGTTTGTTACACGTATGATAATGTTTTCTTTGAAATGGGCAGtgtggaagaaaaaaaaggaccCCAAGCGTATTATTAgataggaggaggaggaggagtttGTCGATTCAATTGAGAGCGTACCTGGTGAGACGACGACGACGACAAAGAGAATCAAGAGTAGTGAAGAAATGCGGTGGTTGTGGAGGCGAAGAAGGGTGaagaagcagcagcagcagcagccttcttcttttgtttccaTCTTTTGTTTCATGAAGTGCCTGTCTATCATCATCGTAGATCTTCTTGACTGATCTACTATTCTTGATCTACTCTACGGAGG
It includes:
- the LOC113702885 gene encoding glucan endo-1,3-beta-glucosidase 11-like, which produces MMIDRHFMKQKMETKEEGCCCCCFFTLLRLHNHRISSLLLILFVVVVVSPEFITCAAPIAINYGQIANNLPSPEYVVPLVKSIGATRLKLYDADPTVLKAFANTGVEFIVSLGNQYLSKTRDPKQALAWVKANVQPFLPATRITCIAVGNEVLTFNDTSLSSNLLPAMQSVYSALCSLNLQDKVSVTTAHSLAVLQTSYPPSAGRFRPDLAPCLTAILNFHLKTGSPFLINAYPYFAYKANPKQVPLEFVLFQPNPGILDPATNLHYDNMLFAQIDAVHSAVESLGFKDDAVCVQISETGWPSKGDADEAGATPENAKKYNGNLINKLVCGKKGTPMRPNADLNIYVFALFNENMKSGPTSERNYGLFKPDGSPAYYIGFNGTGLLSTSSNTSTTPSSTGSSSTSTSSVPPGSSSSSGGPTSSTGYLSITSDAGLHALPSAVPHLLLMICWLVLLLAFQLPREH